In Vespa velutina chromosome 1, iVesVel2.1, whole genome shotgun sequence, the following proteins share a genomic window:
- the LOC124953044 gene encoding centrosomal protein 20-like isoform X1, whose translation MTTEKDLVNAVRESLEAGGELGRIRAEMRTEVFKLLNSSNSESKIQNSKQSSDIIIFNELVREYLNWMGFKYSSTVFVAECDLSKHPYDRTLLAQVLGIKETDTSKKLPLLCGIIDSLKHMKNT comes from the exons ATGACAACGGAAAAAGATTTGGTAAATg CGGTAAGAGAATCTTTGGAAGCTGGTGGAGAGCTTGGTCGTATAAGAGCTGAAATGCGAACTGaagttttcaaattattaaatagttcTAATTCGGAaagtaaaatacaaaattccAAACAATCAtctgatattattatcttcaatgAGCTTGTTCGCGAATATTTAAATTGGATGGGATTTAAGTACAGTTCAACTGTGTTTGTTGCAG AATGCGATCTTTCAAAACATCCTTATGATCGAACATTACTAGCACAAGTTTTGGGAATAAAAGAAACTGATACAAGTAAAAAATTGCCCTTGCTTTGTGGCATAATAGATTCATTAAAGCATatgaaaaatacataa
- the LOC124953044 gene encoding centrosomal protein 20-like isoform X2 — translation MRHFSIAVRESLEAGGELGRIRAEMRTEVFKLLNSSNSESKIQNSKQSSDIIIFNELVREYLNWMGFKYSSTVFVAECDLSKHPYDRTLLAQVLGIKETDTSKKLPLLCGIIDSLKHMKNT, via the exons ATg CGTCATTTTTCTATAGCGGTAAGAGAATCTTTGGAAGCTGGTGGAGAGCTTGGTCGTATAAGAGCTGAAATGCGAACTGaagttttcaaattattaaatagttcTAATTCGGAaagtaaaatacaaaattccAAACAATCAtctgatattattatcttcaatgAGCTTGTTCGCGAATATTTAAATTGGATGGGATTTAAGTACAGTTCAACTGTGTTTGTTGCAG AATGCGATCTTTCAAAACATCCTTATGATCGAACATTACTAGCACAAGTTTTGGGAATAAAAGAAACTGATACAAGTAAAAAATTGCCCTTGCTTTGTGGCATAATAGATTCATTAAAGCATatgaaaaatacataa